In Syntrophorhabdus sp., the following are encoded in one genomic region:
- a CDS encoding ABC transporter permease, whose product MKEREEIKEPVNALVSFFSVVGRSTMRIVGNFGAMAVFFFLAFVNIFRARQIREITNQTYYIGAKSSLIVMLVALFTGMVLGLQLFYTLVKFGSVGALGSAISLSLVRELGPVLTAIMITARAGSAMAAEIGILRNSEQIDALYTMGVDPIRYLISPRVAASIISFPLLTAFFDLIGIIGGYITGVVLLGTNAGTYFYRVQSSIDMVDIRGGFMKALVFGAIVSCICCFQGYFCHMRSDGFGAKSVGLATVSAVVISCVMILVSDYVVTSFLM is encoded by the coding sequence ATGAAGGAACGGGAGGAGATAAAGGAACCTGTGAATGCCCTTGTCTCTTTTTTCTCTGTGGTAGGCCGCTCAACCATGCGCATTGTCGGGAATTTCGGCGCCATGGCCGTCTTCTTCTTCCTTGCCTTTGTCAACATCTTCAGGGCGAGACAGATACGTGAGATCACGAACCAGACCTACTACATCGGAGCGAAATCGTCCCTGATCGTGATGCTTGTGGCCCTCTTCACGGGCATGGTGCTGGGCCTTCAACTTTTTTACACCCTCGTGAAGTTCGGTTCCGTGGGTGCCCTCGGGTCGGCCATTTCCCTTTCTCTCGTTCGGGAGTTGGGGCCGGTTCTGACTGCCATCATGATAACGGCGCGGGCCGGTTCGGCGATGGCCGCCGAGATCGGGATACTGCGCAATTCGGAGCAGATCGACGCGCTCTACACGATGGGAGTCGATCCCATCCGATACCTGATCAGCCCCAGGGTGGCTGCTTCCATCATCAGTTTTCCCCTGCTCACGGCGTTTTTCGACCTCATAGGCATCATCGGCGGGTATATCACGGGCGTCGTCCTCCTGGGGACCAACGCGGGGACGTATTTCTACCGCGTGCAGTCCTCCATCGACATGGTGGATATCCGGGGGGGTTTCATGAAGGCCCTCGTGTTTGGTGCCATCGTCTCCTGCATCTGCTGTTTTCAGGGGTATTTCTGCCACATGAGGAGTGACGGGTTCGGCGCGAAATCGGTAGGTTTGGCCACGGTATCGGCGGTTGTGATCTCCTGCGTGATGATCCTCGTTTCCGACTACGTGGTGACATCATTCCTGATGTAA
- the mlaD gene encoding outer membrane lipid asymmetry maintenance protein MlaD — MKKYSIETTVGIFIVAGLICIGYMTVKLGNVSLFGEKSYPLKARFTSVAGLRVGSSVEVYGIQVGTVTSLTIDQEKQMGVVGMKIDKGTVIYDDASAIVKTAGLIGDKYVKVDPGGSGEVLKPGGTITQTSVPADIEDLIGKYAFGDVKKPAGEGEQQQPVK; from the coding sequence ATGAAAAAGTATTCCATAGAGACGACGGTGGGCATCTTCATAGTGGCCGGTCTCATCTGCATCGGCTATATGACCGTGAAACTCGGGAATGTATCGCTCTTCGGAGAGAAGAGCTATCCCCTCAAGGCCCGCTTCACCTCCGTCGCGGGGTTGAGGGTGGGAAGCTCCGTCGAGGTGTACGGCATCCAGGTGGGCACGGTGACGAGCCTTACCATCGACCAGGAGAAGCAGATGGGCGTGGTGGGGATGAAGATAGACAAGGGGACGGTCATCTACGACGATGCGTCGGCCATCGTTAAGACCGCGGGTCTTATCGGCGATAAGTACGTAAAGGTGGACCCCGGGGGATCGGGAGAGGTCCTGAAACCAGGAGGGACGATCACCCAGACCTCCGTGCCGGCGGACATCGAAGACCTTATCGGCAAGTATGCCTTCGGGGATGTGAAGAAGCCTGCCGGTGAGGGCGAGCAACAGCAACCCGTTAAATGA
- a CDS encoding ATP-binding cassette domain-containing protein — MDTPLIEFRNVTKRFNGRTVLNDVNLSIYENQVTTIIGKSGTGKSVLLKHIIGLLKPDEGTILFQGTPINKMKKAEWEGHRHKIAYLFQNNALLDSMTVLENVAFPLRQTTDLPKAEIEKRAMKRIEDLELLEAVGKFPSELSGGMQKRVALARALVTDPQIVLFDEPTTGQDPIRKNMILSMIIHYRKKYGFTAIMISHDIPDVFFISDRVIILWEGGVGFEGPYEEALKQNVPMIDEFLRSLDGFEDQLTGLLSREAFKMHYSGMLGSAARETTSSAALFGVRLNILYEALGAQAALEALRALGEYTNRYFNAIGGFSARHSRDEILTIFPRKTIEEARKLVEDYSLELEHGVIDHIRDIASANAGEATCFDIHIHAGVTEVSPDDTIDEIIEKGRAKQEIISTYRCDFGGKDQ, encoded by the coding sequence ATGGACACCCCTCTCATAGAGTTCAGGAACGTTACGAAGCGGTTCAACGGCAGGACGGTGCTGAACGACGTCAACCTGAGCATCTACGAGAACCAGGTCACCACGATCATCGGCAAGAGCGGCACCGGCAAGAGCGTGCTCCTCAAGCACATCATCGGCCTCCTCAAGCCTGACGAAGGCACCATCCTCTTCCAGGGCACCCCCATCAACAAAATGAAGAAGGCCGAGTGGGAAGGACACAGGCACAAGATAGCCTACCTGTTCCAGAACAACGCTCTCCTCGACTCGATGACCGTGCTCGAGAACGTCGCCTTTCCCCTGCGTCAGACAACGGACCTGCCGAAGGCGGAGATAGAGAAGCGGGCGATGAAGAGGATAGAGGACCTGGAGCTCCTGGAGGCGGTCGGAAAATTCCCGTCGGAGCTGTCGGGGGGCATGCAGAAACGGGTGGCCCTGGCACGCGCGCTTGTCACCGACCCCCAGATAGTCCTTTTCGACGAGCCGACGACAGGTCAGGACCCCATCCGGAAGAACATGATCCTGAGCATGATCATTCACTACAGGAAGAAATACGGTTTCACGGCCATCATGATAAGCCACGACATCCCGGATGTGTTCTTCATTTCCGACCGCGTCATCATCCTCTGGGAAGGGGGCGTGGGTTTCGAGGGGCCTTACGAGGAGGCCCTCAAGCAGAACGTCCCCATGATCGACGAATTCCTGCGGAGCCTCGACGGTTTCGAGGACCAGCTGACTGGCCTTCTCTCCCGGGAGGCCTTCAAGATGCATTATTCCGGGATGTTGGGGAGCGCTGCCAGGGAGACGACCTCTTCCGCGGCGCTTTTCGGCGTTCGTCTCAACATCCTTTACGAGGCGCTTGGGGCGCAGGCCGCGCTGGAGGCCTTGAGGGCCCTGGGAGAGTACACCAACCGGTATTTCAACGCCATCGGCGGTTTCTCGGCCCGCCACAGCAGGGACGAGATATTGACCATATTCCCCCGCAAGACCATAGAGGAGGCCCGTAAGCTGGTCGAGGACTATTCCCTGGAACTGGAACACGGCGTCATAGACCACATACGGGATATCGCGTCCGCGAACGCCGGCGAGGCCACCTGTTTCGATATCCACATCCATGCCGGGGTCACGGAGGTCTCCCCCGACGACACGATAGACGAGATAATCGAGAAGGGCCGGGCGAAGCAGGAGATCATATCAACATACCGGTGTGATTTTGGAGGTAAGGACCAATGA
- a CDS encoding PAC2 family protein: protein MNNVGSLVLRELVGQFGAFELGQLRRPGRFYDFTRYRPTIDIEGAINELTVPNTTVHYARRKGQNDLVFLDLLEPHANADIYVDSVVRLLTTLKTSKYVLLGSMYDVVPHTRPLLVSGYGMGEKALQDVRMAGAMPITYRGPSTFANLITKKAAEAGIDAVVFIVSLPQYVVMEEDHVGKVRLMEVLNMLYNIPIDKEEFEKALRQRETITERLKASPEVADVLSQLENTYDMRVKAMEKEGILQLGSDMEEIFWKTMEKNIGKA from the coding sequence GTGAATAATGTGGGGAGCCTCGTCCTCAGGGAGCTTGTGGGTCAGTTCGGGGCCTTCGAGCTGGGGCAGCTCAGGAGGCCGGGGAGGTTCTACGATTTTACCCGGTACCGGCCTACCATAGATATCGAGGGGGCCATAAACGAGCTCACCGTGCCGAACACGACGGTCCACTATGCCCGGAGGAAGGGACAGAACGACCTTGTTTTCCTCGATCTTCTTGAGCCCCACGCCAATGCCGATATCTACGTCGATTCCGTCGTGAGGCTTCTTACGACCCTCAAGACGAGCAAATATGTCCTCCTGGGAAGCATGTACGACGTGGTGCCCCACACGAGGCCGCTGCTCGTGAGCGGATACGGGATGGGCGAAAAGGCGCTCCAGGATGTGAGGATGGCGGGCGCCATGCCCATCACGTACCGGGGACCTTCCACCTTTGCCAATCTCATAACGAAAAAGGCGGCGGAGGCGGGCATCGACGCGGTGGTCTTTATCGTTTCCCTGCCCCAGTATGTTGTAATGGAAGAGGACCACGTGGGGAAGGTCAGGCTGATGGAAGTTCTCAACATGCTCTATAACATTCCCATCGACAAGGAGGAGTTCGAGAAGGCGCTGCGTCAGCGCGAGACCATCACAGAGAGGCTCAAGGCCTCCCCTGAGGTGGCGGACGTCCTCTCCCAGCTCGAGAACACCTACGACATGCGGGTGAAGGCAATGGAGAAGGAGGGCATCCTCCAGCTTGGCTCCGACATGGAAGAGATCTTCTGGAAGACCATGGAGAAGAACATAGGGAAGGCCTGA
- a CDS encoding ABC transporter substrate-binding protein produces MRKALAGLMIFIVSMVPFHVLAGSALDMVKTNANSVLDVLRDPKLKGDAGKKVKEQKIEAAAEKLFDYVELSKRTLGLNWNKLSMDQRKEFVELFKTLLRNTYIDRITAYTNEKVEFAKEVQLTETTTEVQSLVTKGNTKVPINYRVIKKGGDWMVYDVVIEGVSLISNYRTQFREILGNNPPQVLIDTLRKRVGK; encoded by the coding sequence GTGAGAAAAGCACTGGCCGGTCTGATGATATTCATCGTATCAATGGTACCTTTCCATGTTCTCGCGGGGTCGGCCCTGGATATGGTGAAGACGAACGCCAACAGCGTTCTTGACGTGCTCAGGGACCCGAAGCTCAAGGGGGATGCCGGCAAGAAGGTCAAGGAACAGAAGATAGAGGCCGCGGCAGAGAAACTCTTCGACTATGTCGAGCTTTCGAAGCGGACCCTGGGGCTCAACTGGAACAAGCTGAGCATGGACCAGCGCAAGGAGTTCGTCGAGCTTTTCAAGACACTCCTCAGGAACACCTATATAGACAGGATCACGGCCTACACCAACGAGAAGGTTGAGTTCGCAAAGGAAGTTCAGCTCACCGAGACCACGACGGAGGTGCAGAGCCTGGTCACGAAGGGCAATACCAAGGTGCCCATCAACTACAGGGTCATAAAGAAGGGCGGCGATTGGATGGTGTACGACGTCGTCATTGAGGGTGTAAGTCTCATCAGCAATTACCGCACGCAGTTCAGAGAGATCCTCGGAAACAATCCTCCGCAGGTGTTGATAGACACTCTCCGGAAAAGGGTAGGGAAATGA